From Pelosinus fermentans DSM 17108, the proteins below share one genomic window:
- a CDS encoding DASS family sodium-coupled anion symporter — MKNGAWRVIPMVIIPLAIWFITPPEGLTVSAWRLFGFYLSAIVGLILKPFSEALVLLSTVGAAGLFLNNVSIILAGYASTTVWLVFSAFGFGVAFIKTGLGRRIAYSMTRSFGNTTLRLGYVTALLDLVISPITPSNTARSGGIVFPIILSVVKTIGSEPGATAKKAGSYLMLNIYFVMKVTSFMFATAMAPNLLMIEFSKKILGVQLDWGLWAVAMLVPGLVLLVLVPLIGYYMDKPELTKIDNKKLVEEGLRDLGPMQKKEKILVGIFIFALLGWALPSVFGLFGIKLVINETAVAIVSMSLCFLLGVIGWDEFLDNKGAWNTLIWFGGIIGLASALDKAKFFPWLADVIKDNINFGNNPFLALVIIGFFSIVIRYFFASASSYAVAMLPVLLTVGKVAGIEPMSLALVLAGTNSYGGSLTHYGGGAAPIIFGAGYNTVKTWWIVGAVIAIVCFVVTMTIGYGWWKLLGII, encoded by the coding sequence ATGAAAAATGGAGCTTGGCGAGTTATTCCCATGGTAATTATACCTCTTGCTATATGGTTTATTACACCACCGGAAGGTTTGACAGTGAGTGCATGGCGTCTTTTTGGATTTTATTTATCAGCAATTGTGGGGCTGATTTTAAAGCCGTTCTCAGAAGCTTTGGTTCTTCTATCAACCGTTGGGGCTGCAGGTCTATTTTTGAACAATGTGAGCATTATTCTCGCTGGATATGCTTCGACAACTGTATGGCTGGTGTTTTCAGCTTTTGGTTTTGGTGTTGCCTTTATAAAAACAGGTCTTGGAAGACGTATTGCTTACAGCATGACCCGCTCCTTCGGGAATACGACGCTGCGGCTCGGCTATGTTACTGCCCTTTTGGATCTTGTGATATCGCCTATCACACCTTCGAATACAGCACGTAGCGGAGGGATTGTATTTCCGATCATCCTTTCAGTGGTAAAAACCATAGGTTCTGAACCGGGAGCAACAGCAAAAAAAGCTGGTTCTTATTTGATGTTAAATATCTATTTTGTTATGAAGGTTACCAGTTTTATGTTTGCTACGGCCATGGCGCCCAATCTTCTTATGATCGAATTTAGTAAGAAAATTTTAGGGGTGCAGCTTGATTGGGGCTTGTGGGCTGTGGCTATGCTGGTACCTGGACTGGTACTACTGGTTTTAGTTCCCCTGATTGGCTATTATATGGATAAGCCGGAACTCACTAAAATTGATAATAAAAAGCTTGTTGAAGAAGGCCTTAGGGATTTAGGCCCGATGCAAAAAAAAGAAAAAATTTTGGTGGGGATATTTATCTTCGCTCTTTTAGGATGGGCGCTTCCCTCTGTTTTTGGCCTTTTCGGCATCAAACTTGTCATCAATGAAACGGCTGTCGCCATTGTCAGCATGAGCTTATGTTTCTTGCTTGGTGTTATTGGCTGGGATGAATTTTTGGACAATAAGGGAGCATGGAACACGCTGATTTGGTTTGGCGGCATCATAGGACTTGCTAGTGCGCTTGACAAAGCCAAGTTTTTCCCATGGCTTGCAGATGTTATTAAGGATAATATCAATTTTGGCAATAATCCTTTTCTTGCTTTGGTTATTATCGGTTTTTTCAGCATAGTTATCCGATATTTCTTTGCATCGGCTAGTTCGTATGCGGTTGCTATGTTGCCGGTTCTGCTTACTGTTGGTAAGGTTGCGGGTATCGAACCGATGTCATTGGCCTTGGTATTGGCAGGGACGAATTCATATGGCGGATCCCTGACGCATTATGGAGGGGGAGCGGCCCCCATCATCTTTGGTGCAGGCTATAACACCGTTAAGACTTGGTGGATTGTAGGTGCTGTAATAGCGATTGTCTGTTTCGTCGTTACAATGACGATAGGATACGGATGGTGGAAGCTTTTAGGGATTATCTAA
- a CDS encoding LysR family transcriptional regulator has translation MDTQDWEIIYKLFLYKNITKTAKELYVSQPRLTTKIKAIEEELGVTLIERNNKGIEFTSIGNYVAQYAQERFNDFRMFKEDIHSMTYAMVGNLRIVAPYVVVKYQLPKMILEFQKLHPMVTFDISTIHSGEVANYLKSHFYHFGFIRNSLELKPENMVRIESSGISIVYREKFELQDLPRLKRIDYRTDNYYHNFLEEWWNSHFKQPGVTSVQVSDLESCREMIFAGLGYGILPNLVLPDKHHLYVHPLIDAAGQPFSRHTWMICKDNILQRPVPKVFYDFVKNYIV, from the coding sequence ATGGATACACAGGATTGGGAGATTATTTATAAGTTGTTTCTGTATAAAAATATTACGAAAACAGCAAAAGAATTATATGTTTCACAGCCGCGACTGACAACGAAAATCAAAGCGATAGAAGAAGAACTGGGAGTTACTTTGATTGAGAGGAACAATAAGGGAATTGAGTTTACTTCTATAGGGAATTATGTGGCACAGTATGCACAAGAGCGGTTCAATGATTTTAGGATGTTTAAAGAGGATATTCATTCTATGACTTATGCAATGGTTGGCAATTTGCGCATTGTTGCACCTTATGTGGTTGTAAAATATCAATTGCCAAAGATGATTTTGGAATTTCAAAAATTGCATCCCATGGTTACTTTCGATATTTCAACTATACATAGTGGGGAAGTTGCAAATTACTTAAAATCGCATTTTTATCATTTTGGATTTATACGCAACAGTCTTGAACTTAAACCGGAGAATATGGTTCGGATAGAGTCAAGCGGAATTTCTATTGTGTATCGTGAAAAATTTGAACTGCAGGATCTTCCGAGATTGAAGCGAATTGATTACCGAACGGACAATTACTATCATAACTTTTTGGAAGAATGGTGGAACAGCCATTTTAAACAGCCGGGAGTTACCAGTGTCCAGGTAAGTGATTTAGAAAGTTGCCGTGAGATGATTTTTGCCGGATTGGGATATGGGATTTTACCTAATCTGGTGTTGCCGGACAAGCATCATTTATATGTGCATCCGTTGATAGATGCAGCTGGACAGCCATTTTCCCGTCATACATGGATGATTTGCAAGGATAATATTTTGCAAAGACCGGTTCCAAAAGTATTTTATGATTTTGTTAAAAATTATATAGTCTGA
- a CDS encoding DUF1932 domain-containing protein produces MKLVFIGFGEAAYNIAVGLKSEGFGEMGAFDVCAKDPIRGKLILERAKELGVVLFDDLSEACQNGEFIFSLTSAKDAVAVAKDAFQYLKKGQVYIDMNSAAPTVEEQIERLPRAEGVLFCDAGVMGTVPGNRHKVPMFLSGDGATAFAEKFASFGMNLTVLEAPAGGASAIKMFKSVVMKGLPQLMFESFEGAQKYGVLDILVESLRGSLEGKSIQKLADTFIARTLIHAARRSAEMKDVVNTLETLNVDASMSKATVAKLDQMAGQDWMNLLGEGGSKLGYQDAMKKYMNLK; encoded by the coding sequence ATGAAATTAGTTTTTATTGGTTTTGGCGAAGCTGCTTATAATATTGCAGTTGGATTAAAGTCAGAAGGCTTTGGAGAGATGGGAGCTTTTGATGTATGTGCAAAGGATCCGATTCGAGGGAAGCTTATTCTTGAAAGAGCAAAGGAACTAGGTGTTGTTTTGTTCGATGATTTGAGTGAAGCCTGTCAAAATGGTGAGTTCATTTTTTCTTTGACAAGTGCGAAAGACGCTGTTGCGGTCGCTAAGGATGCTTTTCAATATTTGAAAAAAGGGCAGGTTTATATCGACATGAATTCTGCTGCACCGACTGTTGAAGAACAGATAGAAAGATTACCGAGAGCTGAAGGCGTACTCTTCTGTGATGCGGGGGTTATGGGAACGGTTCCAGGTAATCGACATAAGGTTCCTATGTTTCTTTCTGGAGATGGTGCGACTGCCTTTGCTGAAAAATTTGCATCTTTCGGTATGAATTTAACAGTGCTGGAGGCTCCGGCAGGGGGCGCTTCTGCTATTAAAATGTTTAAGAGCGTTGTTATGAAAGGGTTACCGCAATTGATGTTTGAGTCCTTTGAAGGGGCACAAAAATATGGGGTTTTGGACATTTTAGTGGAATCTCTGCGCGGCTCGTTGGAAGGAAAAAGTATACAGAAGTTAGCAGATACCTTTATTGCAAGAACGCTGATTCACGCTGCACGCCGCAGTGCTGAAATGAAAGATGTTGTAAACACATTAGAAACACTGAATGTAGATGCATCTATGTCTAAAGCAACTGTTGCAAAATTAGATCAAATGGCAGGGCAAGATTGGATGAACTTACTGGGCGAGGGCGGCAGCAAGCTCGGTTATCAGGATGCAATGAAAAAATATATGAATTTAAAATGA
- a CDS encoding MBL fold metallo-hydrolase gives MNPSKAKITYLFHSGYAVETANHFIIFDYYQPFSGNNRSIADGVITSEFLKNKKNVMVFSSHAHADHFDPTILKWGKDNPNIHYILSSDIQTTSDSQHLRIVSAYEELTVDNIIIETFGSTDQGISFLIQADGISIFHAGDLNWWHWSGEAKKERDYAEKIFKEEMKRIEGKKVDIAFFPVDRRLEEAYSMGAEYFAEKVKPELLLPMHFGNDYGASKEFTKRAKLLGITTTQISHKGQEIIFS, from the coding sequence ATGAATCCTTCGAAAGCAAAAATTACTTACTTATTCCATAGTGGCTATGCTGTAGAAACGGCAAATCATTTTATTATTTTCGATTATTATCAGCCTTTTTCCGGTAATAATCGTAGTATCGCGGATGGAGTGATTACCAGCGAATTTCTAAAAAACAAAAAAAACGTAATGGTGTTTTCTTCTCATGCCCATGCCGATCACTTTGATCCAACGATACTAAAATGGGGAAAAGACAACCCCAATATTCATTACATACTCAGCAGCGATATACAGACTACGAGTGATAGCCAGCATCTCCGTATTGTTTCTGCATATGAAGAGCTGACAGTCGACAACATCATCATTGAAACCTTTGGCTCCACAGATCAGGGTATTTCCTTTCTCATTCAGGCAGATGGTATATCTATTTTCCACGCAGGAGATTTGAACTGGTGGCATTGGTCGGGAGAGGCAAAAAAAGAGCGAGACTATGCTGAAAAAATCTTCAAGGAGGAAATGAAACGAATCGAAGGAAAGAAAGTGGATATTGCTTTCTTTCCTGTAGACCGTCGTCTAGAAGAAGCATATTCCATGGGAGCAGAATATTTTGCTGAAAAAGTCAAGCCTGAACTATTGCTGCCCATGCATTTTGGCAACGACTATGGTGCCAGTAAAGAATTTACCAAAAGAGCTAAACTACTAGGAATCACTACAACCCAAATTAGTCATAAAGGGCAAGAAATCATTTTTTCATAA
- a CDS encoding fumarate hydratase C-terminal domain-containing protein, translating into MELRTPLTQEVINKLKINDQITITGKIYAGRDAALPKLMKLYKKQELEKNGIYLEGGVIFHTAVSDAGIGPTSSNKLEIEESIPLLSKAGIKIHLGKGKLTDETVRALKEEGAIFAVTPPVSALLTAKMRHKKVAAFPEEGIEALYELIIEDFPAIVAIAHGESIFDRK; encoded by the coding sequence ATGGAATTAAGAACGCCTTTAACACAAGAAGTTATTAATAAATTAAAAATAAACGATCAGATTACAATCACTGGAAAAATATATGCTGGCAGAGATGCAGCTTTGCCAAAATTAATGAAGCTTTATAAAAAACAAGAATTAGAAAAAAATGGTATTTATTTAGAGGGCGGTGTGATTTTTCATACTGCGGTTAGTGATGCCGGGATAGGTCCGACATCGAGCAATAAACTGGAAATTGAGGAGTCCATTCCTCTTTTATCAAAGGCCGGGATAAAAATTCATTTGGGTAAAGGAAAGCTTACCGATGAAACCGTTCGTGCCCTAAAGGAGGAAGGTGCAATCTTCGCCGTCACACCACCTGTTTCAGCTCTTTTGACCGCTAAAATGAGACATAAAAAAGTTGCTGCTTTTCCTGAAGAAGGTATTGAGGCTCTATATGAACTGATAATAGAGGATTTCCCTGCGATTGTTGCAATTGCACATGGAGAATCAATTTTTGACAGAAAGTGA
- a CDS encoding type II toxin-antitoxin system RelE/ParE family toxin, with the protein MVKWSEPAKRDLKQIHDFIARDSERYAKKVAMDFVTRSEALQSFPEMGRIIPELDDPSVRELIIYSYRLIYRVALGQVEVLAIVHVRRESAADVLPEPQN; encoded by the coding sequence ATGGTAAAATGGTCCGAGCCAGCAAAACGGGATTTGAAGCAGATTCATGATTTTATTGCGAGAGATTCAGAACGCTATGCTAAAAAGGTTGCTATGGATTTTGTAACCCGTTCTGAAGCATTGCAAAGTTTTCCTGAAATGGGGCGAATCATCCCTGAACTTGATGACCCTAGCGTTAGGGAGTTGATCATTTACTCTTATCGCCTGATTTACCGAGTTGCCTTGGGTCAGGTTGAAGTACTGGCAATTGTGCATGTTCGAAGAGAATCGGCAGCGGATGTGCTTCCAGAGCCACAAAACTAA
- a CDS encoding fumarate hydratase: MENLQVDVIIDRVADTLVKASSTFASDQIRAYERAIARETNENAKWVLEKLIENSQIAEERSAPLCDDTGTPHVIIELGENAILPGYFLNAVEQGVAEGLRRLPARAMGVLGNEKERISQEKGLSEDPGYLAMAPVRIIRVTGDKIKVHVLMLGGGPELRGKTLRVFHKHNFDVVLDEMVAWAKEAVALLGCQPAILAFGVGRTNFEASALAVEALKDANFDEQSEIEKSITEKVSAEHIGALGLGGESSVLATFVKIGMQRASGWRVVSLRTECCVGPRKAFCEF, encoded by the coding sequence ATGGAAAATTTACAGGTTGATGTGATTATAGATCGTGTGGCGGATACTTTGGTAAAAGCAAGTTCTACGTTTGCCTCAGATCAAATTCGTGCTTATGAGAGAGCTATCGCAAGAGAAACGAATGAAAATGCAAAATGGGTTCTTGAAAAATTAATTGAGAATTCACAGATTGCAGAGGAACGTTCAGCTCCGCTGTGTGATGATACAGGAACGCCACATGTTATTATTGAGTTAGGTGAAAATGCGATATTGCCAGGTTATTTTCTCAATGCTGTCGAGCAGGGCGTTGCAGAGGGGCTTCGTCGACTGCCTGCCCGTGCGATGGGGGTTTTGGGTAATGAGAAGGAGCGTATTTCTCAAGAAAAGGGGTTGTCAGAGGATCCTGGTTATTTAGCTATGGCACCAGTACGAATCATTCGTGTGACAGGAGATAAAATTAAAGTGCATGTTCTCATGTTAGGCGGTGGTCCGGAATTGCGAGGAAAAACACTGCGTGTTTTTCACAAGCATAATTTTGATGTTGTGTTAGATGAAATGGTCGCATGGGCAAAAGAAGCGGTGGCGTTACTTGGATGTCAACCGGCCATACTGGCTTTTGGTGTAGGCAGAACCAATTTCGAGGCTTCCGCATTGGCAGTTGAAGCTTTAAAAGATGCTAATTTTGATGAACAAAGTGAAATTGAGAAAAGTATCACAGAAAAGGTATCGGCAGAACATATTGGCGCACTTGGATTGGGTGGAGAAAGTTCTGTGTTGGCTACGTTTGTAAAAATTGGTATGCAACGGGCTAGTGGCTGGAGGGTTGTTTCTTTGCGAACAGAATGTTGTGTGGGTCCGCGGAAGGCATTCTGTGAATTTTAA
- a CDS encoding RraA family protein, producing MQNAIYNELPELISDELIERVKKLSPAQLCDGMEKLGIPRSGCMDAALMPVDPDKLMIGTACTVDTMEGDNFPIHVAIYQGKPGYVLVIAGKAYMERAYLGDLMAGAAAAIGLNGLVVDGCVRDKHGLRDLPIPVYSRGFMQRSPAKIGPGRINTEVECAGIRVIPGDLVVGDYDGVTVIPRDMIEEVLAAAEAKDSYEVKRREDIAAYEKCKVEGTPLPNLAPGWVLDMLNKK from the coding sequence ATGCAAAATGCAATTTATAATGAATTACCAGAATTGATTTCCGATGAATTGATTGAGCGTGTGAAAAAATTAAGTCCAGCGCAGTTGTGCGATGGCATGGAAAAATTAGGGATTCCGAGAAGTGGCTGTATGGATGCTGCTTTGATGCCGGTAGATCCGGATAAGCTGATGATTGGCACAGCATGTACTGTGGATACTATGGAGGGAGATAACTTTCCGATTCATGTGGCAATTTATCAAGGAAAACCTGGATATGTGCTGGTTATTGCAGGTAAAGCCTATATGGAAAGAGCTTATCTTGGTGATTTAATGGCTGGTGCAGCAGCAGCCATTGGGTTAAATGGACTCGTTGTCGACGGTTGTGTACGTGATAAGCATGGGCTTAGAGATTTGCCGATTCCAGTATATTCAAGAGGGTTTATGCAGCGTTCTCCAGCGAAAATTGGTCCGGGCCGCATTAATACGGAAGTTGAATGTGCAGGTATTCGAGTAATCCCAGGTGATTTAGTCGTTGGAGATTATGATGGCGTTACGGTTATCCCAAGAGATATGATTGAAGAAGTATTGGCGGCTGCGGAGGCGAAAGATTCCTATGAGGTGAAGCGCCGTGAAGATATTGCAGCATATGAGAAATGCAAGGTCGAGGGAACCCCTCTTCCTAATTTGGCTCCAGGCTGGGTATTGGACATGTTGAATAAAAAATAA
- a CDS encoding transposase translates to MEFTDYEGKLIRVVTNLYHVSVEMVANIYKSRWGMELFFHWTISIFISLGTEIVFPKQVRMQLLCE, encoded by the coding sequence ATAGAATTTACTGATTATGAAGGAAAACTCATTCGCGTGGTTACCAATTTATATCATGTTTCTGTAGAAATGGTAGCCAATATATACAAATCTCGCTGGGGTATGGAATTATTTTTTCATTGGACAATCAGTATCTTCATATCGCTGGGAACAGAAATAGTTTTTCCAAAACAGGTCCGGATGCAACTTTTATGCGAATGA
- a CDS encoding transposase, with protein MDNRWTTANGYDYAIPFLDVLKQKREESLKRIQTEDGKLLRMNRSIQAEGAFGEVKEDINAAAPSFLK; from the coding sequence GTGGACAACCGTTGGACCACAGCCAACGGATATGACTACGCTATTCCATTCTTAGATGTTTTGAAGCAAAAACGAGAAGAATCCTTAAAGCGAATACAAACGGAAGACGGGAAACTACTTCGAATGAATCGTAGCATCCAAGCGGAAGGTGCTTTTGGAGAAGTAAAAGAAGATATTAATGCGGCAGCCCCTTCATTTTTAAAATAG